In Pseudovibrio brasiliensis, the following are encoded in one genomic region:
- a CDS encoding MATE family efflux transporter — protein MTNRSFLALAVPMTLAYISTPLLGLVDTAVIGQLHDAALLGGLAVGTILFDVIGAFFYFLRAGTTGLAAQALGASNGNEMRAVLARALLLGLIGGVIVIFLQWPILSFGLPIIGGTQAVQEAAATYFAIRAFSAPFVLANYSILGWYLGLSKAGIGLLIQTFLNVTNMVLSVVFVLGFNWGIPGVAVATFIAEMLTFCLGLYLIKRELNGAPLPTFSQIIIWEKLKPMLALNRDIMIRSMVMLFAFGFFTSRSAAQGEVVLAANAVLEKFILVAAFFLDGTASAAEQVVGQAIGAKQRTAFRKALRLSIGWGFGLSFGAAMVLWLTGGVVIDLLTTHAEVRETARTFMFWAVLTPIIGTLAFQMDGIFIGATWSQDMRNSVVVSTILFLASYYLLFPIYGNDGLWFSLLVFFGARGLTLSYLCVVRERQYFGALQPASSTSG, from the coding sequence GTGACAAACCGCTCTTTCCTTGCGCTCGCTGTCCCGATGACACTGGCGTATATCTCCACTCCATTGCTGGGGCTGGTTGATACTGCAGTGATTGGGCAGCTGCATGATGCGGCTTTGCTGGGTGGTTTGGCTGTGGGCACGATCCTGTTTGATGTGATCGGCGCGTTCTTTTACTTCCTGCGCGCGGGTACAACGGGTCTGGCGGCGCAAGCCCTTGGTGCCAGCAATGGCAATGAGATGCGGGCTGTGTTGGCGCGTGCGCTGCTGTTGGGGCTGATTGGCGGTGTGATTGTTATCTTCCTGCAATGGCCGATCCTTAGTTTTGGCCTGCCGATCATTGGCGGCACACAAGCGGTTCAAGAAGCTGCGGCGACATACTTTGCGATCCGTGCGTTTTCTGCTCCGTTTGTGCTCGCCAATTACTCCATCCTTGGGTGGTATCTTGGGCTGAGCAAGGCGGGCATCGGGCTGCTTATTCAGACCTTCCTGAATGTCACCAATATGGTGCTTTCTGTGGTGTTTGTGCTTGGGTTCAACTGGGGCATTCCAGGTGTTGCTGTGGCGACCTTCATTGCGGAGATGCTGACGTTCTGTCTGGGGCTCTATCTGATTAAGCGAGAGCTGAATGGCGCGCCGCTGCCGACATTCTCTCAGATCATCATCTGGGAAAAACTTAAGCCGATGCTGGCGCTGAACCGGGATATCATGATCCGGTCCATGGTGATGCTGTTTGCCTTTGGCTTCTTCACATCACGCAGTGCGGCTCAGGGTGAAGTGGTTCTGGCAGCGAATGCGGTTCTGGAGAAGTTCATTCTGGTTGCGGCGTTCTTTCTGGACGGCACAGCTTCAGCTGCTGAACAGGTGGTTGGGCAAGCGATTGGCGCCAAGCAACGCACAGCCTTCCGCAAGGCTCTGCGGCTTTCCATCGGCTGGGGCTTTGGGCTTTCCTTTGGCGCAGCAATGGTGCTGTGGCTGACCGGCGGTGTGGTGATTGATCTGCTCACCACTCATGCAGAAGTACGAGAAACAGCGCGGACCTTCATGTTCTGGGCCGTCCTGACGCCAATCATCGGCACTCTAGCCTTCCAGATGGACGGGATATTTATTGGCGCAACGTGGTCTCAGGACATGCGGAACTCTGTGGTGGTTTCAACCATACTGTTCCTTGCCAGCTACTATCTGCTGTTTCCGATCTATGGAAACGACGGGCTCTGGTTCTCGTTGCTGGTGTTCTTCGGTGCACGTGGATTGACGCTGAGCTATCTGTGCGTCGTGCGTGAGCGGCAATACTTTGGCGCTCTGCAGCCAGCTTCCAGTACGTCTGGTTGA
- a CDS encoding TetR/AcrR family transcriptional regulator, with protein sequence MGVVVTNRSVVLDTADYMIRESGLLGLDVDQLASSTGTSEQDISKMFSSVNGVEHAVLQRYIDRFLQILGDPSTQTLHFRRALDTYIAAFQAGMADGGELFLSAVLGDKDEELPEDLQELAATFARRARVWLADLLEYSGNWSSEEALVKSDFVLAALEVAVLIGNTSEDPEIFDNLSVNIHNICMQ encoded by the coding sequence ATGGGTGTTGTGGTCACCAATAGAAGCGTTGTACTGGATACTGCGGATTACATGATCCGGGAAAGCGGACTGTTGGGCTTGGATGTTGATCAGCTTGCCAGTTCCACCGGAACCAGCGAACAGGACATTTCAAAAATGTTCTCCTCAGTCAATGGGGTAGAGCATGCTGTTCTGCAAAGATATATCGACCGCTTCCTCCAGATCCTTGGTGATCCTTCCACACAGACGCTTCACTTCCGCAGAGCACTGGACACTTACATCGCAGCTTTTCAGGCTGGCATGGCAGATGGTGGCGAACTATTCCTGTCCGCAGTGCTGGGCGATAAGGATGAAGAGCTGCCGGAAGACCTGCAGGAGCTTGCAGCAACCTTTGCCCGTCGTGCCCGTGTATGGCTCGCAGACCTGTTGGAATACAGCGGTAACTGGTCCTCAGAAGAAGCTCTGGTTAAGTCGGACTTCGTTCTGGCAGCGCTGGAAGTGGCTGTTCTGATCGGCAATACCAGCGAAGATCCGGAGATCTTCGACAATCTGTCCGTCAACATTCACAATATCTGCATGCAGTAA
- a CDS encoding DUF952 domain-containing protein yields the protein MSLIFKIAPKALWQEAEAAGIFAGAPIDLADGYIHFSSAETVKETAALYFAGQTDLLLIAVESEDFPENEMKWEASRGGTLFPHLYGEFPVSKAKWVKPLPLDAEGNHEFPEL from the coding sequence ATGTCCCTCATATTCAAGATCGCCCCCAAGGCGCTTTGGCAGGAAGCTGAAGCTGCCGGTATCTTTGCGGGTGCTCCGATCGATCTGGCCGATGGTTACATCCACTTCTCCAGCGCCGAGACCGTGAAAGAAACCGCTGCGCTGTACTTTGCGGGACAAACCGACTTGCTGCTGATTGCCGTTGAGAGCGAAGACTTCCCGGAAAACGAAATGAAATGGGAAGCCTCCCGAGGCGGCACACTCTTCCCGCACCTTTATGGCGAGTTTCCTGTCTCCAAAGCAAAATGGGTTAAACCATTGCCATTGGACGCTGAAGGCAATCACGAGTTTCCGGAGCTTTAA
- a CDS encoding DUF6460 domain-containing protein, translating to MSNDKFNRFLGDTPGRVLIRLIFLSLIVGIVLSALDFSPLTLIYSVQDFFIRIWNMGFSAIERFGSYFFLGAIVVVPLWFISRLMNWRGR from the coding sequence ATGTCAAACGATAAGTTCAACCGTTTTCTTGGAGACACGCCGGGACGCGTGCTCATTCGGCTGATTTTTCTATCTTTGATTGTCGGGATTGTGCTGTCTGCGCTGGACTTTTCACCGCTGACCCTGATCTACTCCGTGCAGGATTTCTTTATCCGGATCTGGAATATGGGCTTCTCAGCCATTGAGCGCTTTGGCTCCTACTTCTTCCTTGGAGCCATAGTCGTAGTGCCGCTGTGGTTTATCTCGCGGCTGATGAACTGGCGCGGACGATAA
- a CDS encoding quinone-dependent dihydroorotate dehydrogenase, whose product MSIENLINKVGIRALHCLDPETSHNATIKMLASGLAPTFGQIENKALEYKLGDLTFKNPVGMAAGFDKNAEAITPLMKLGFGHVEVGTVTPLPQEGNPKPRNFRLSADRAVINRYGFNNDGHDVVYERIRKAGRTPGVLGINVGANKLSEDRVADYVLGVKRFAELADYLTANISSPNTPGLRDLQEKDALAHLLSAIVSARDEQEDRLGRKVPVMLKIAPDVTEEALKEIAEVVMTNKVDGMIVSNTTIARPSTLKDQQQAKEAGGLSGAPLFERATIALAKTRRAVGPDLPLFGVGGVDTPEKAAAKIFAGANQIQLYSGMVYEGQTLVKKINQHLSRLVAARGVSNLQELVGIDNDIWADKTLD is encoded by the coding sequence ATGTCGATTGAAAACCTGATCAACAAAGTAGGTATTCGGGCGCTGCATTGTCTGGATCCTGAGACCTCTCATAACGCCACCATCAAGATGCTTGCCTCTGGCCTAGCACCTACATTCGGCCAAATTGAGAACAAAGCACTTGAGTACAAGCTCGGTGATCTGACCTTCAAGAACCCGGTCGGCATGGCTGCAGGGTTTGATAAGAACGCAGAAGCCATCACACCACTCATGAAGCTCGGCTTCGGGCATGTTGAAGTGGGCACTGTGACCCCACTGCCGCAGGAAGGTAATCCAAAGCCTAGGAATTTCCGCCTCAGCGCAGACCGCGCCGTGATCAACCGCTACGGCTTCAACAATGACGGCCACGATGTAGTCTATGAACGCATCCGCAAGGCTGGCCGCACACCGGGTGTTCTGGGCATCAACGTGGGCGCCAACAAGCTCTCTGAGGATCGCGTTGCCGATTATGTGCTGGGTGTGAAACGTTTCGCTGAACTGGCAGACTACCTGACGGCCAACATCTCCTCTCCAAACACACCAGGCCTGCGAGACCTGCAGGAAAAGGATGCTCTTGCGCACCTTCTCTCTGCCATTGTCAGCGCACGTGACGAGCAGGAAGACCGTCTGGGCCGCAAAGTCCCGGTCATGTTGAAGATCGCACCGGATGTCACGGAAGAGGCGCTCAAGGAGATCGCTGAGGTTGTCATGACCAACAAGGTCGATGGCATGATTGTCTCCAACACCACCATCGCCCGCCCATCCACGCTCAAAGATCAGCAGCAGGCGAAGGAAGCCGGTGGTCTGTCAGGCGCCCCGTTGTTTGAACGCGCAACCATCGCTCTGGCGAAGACCAGACGCGCTGTAGGGCCGGACCTGCCGCTCTTTGGTGTTGGTGGAGTTGATACGCCAGAAAAGGCGGCTGCGAAGATCTTTGCAGGGGCTAACCAGATCCAGCTGTACTCCGGCATGGTGTATGAGGGGCAGACGTTGGTGAAGAAGATCAATCAGCATCTCTCTCGTCTGGTCGCTGCCCGTGGTGTCTCCAACTTGCAGGAGCTGGTCGGCATCGACAACGACATCTGGGCAGACAAAACGCTCGACTAA
- a CDS encoding SGNH/GDSL hydrolase family protein has protein sequence MSFPSWLTWALLPVYIVEGLRARANSVRFAPAPGPQSGEIAGQGKQINLLVVGDSSVAGVGLDHTTNGLTYKLATKLSEISGQPIKWRAAGNNSATSAQLRDVVVPNLPDADYTHVCISIGFNDLKNFKSGRAWKKGFGELIYALRTKYPNARLYWPNLMSPTYVPALSKALAGVLEPRRQMINRVGTQLCFERGAISMAAIPEITSAAFCEDGVHATSLGNQIWVDHMVADLLERGLLGLEDKDEVEDKQNQMDSAL, from the coding sequence ATGTCTTTTCCCAGCTGGCTTACTTGGGCACTTTTACCCGTTTATATTGTCGAAGGTTTGCGTGCACGCGCCAACTCCGTGCGTTTTGCACCTGCTCCCGGTCCGCAATCCGGCGAAATCGCCGGGCAGGGCAAACAGATAAACCTGCTCGTTGTCGGAGATTCCTCCGTTGCAGGTGTCGGCCTTGATCACACAACAAATGGTCTGACTTACAAGCTGGCCACCAAACTCTCAGAAATCAGCGGCCAGCCCATCAAATGGCGGGCTGCGGGCAATAACTCCGCGACATCAGCGCAGCTGCGGGACGTTGTGGTGCCTAACCTGCCGGATGCTGATTACACCCACGTTTGCATCAGTATCGGCTTCAATGATCTGAAGAACTTCAAATCCGGCCGTGCTTGGAAGAAGGGCTTTGGCGAGTTGATCTACGCGCTGCGCACCAAGTACCCGAATGCGCGCCTTTACTGGCCCAACCTTATGTCTCCCACCTACGTGCCAGCCCTCTCAAAAGCGCTGGCAGGTGTTCTGGAGCCGCGCCGTCAGATGATCAACCGTGTCGGCACACAGCTCTGCTTTGAGCGTGGAGCTATCTCCATGGCAGCCATACCGGAAATCACCAGCGCTGCCTTTTGTGAGGACGGCGTGCACGCGACATCGCTGGGGAACCAGATCTGGGTGGACCACATGGTTGCTGATCTTCTTGAACGCGGTCTCCTAGGGTTGGAAGATAAGGATGAAGTAGAAGACAAACAAAACCAGATGGACAGCGCCCTGTAG
- a CDS encoding calcium:proton antiporter, whose product MSGFWSTLKREACFLAGAATTAFFFLAGADLLQPSAGLIVQMFCFVWLFGVMLWCAFGVVRHADCLAVILGEPYGTLILTLSVIGIEVSLIVSIMLTGGTNEPLARDTMLAVLNIVLNGMVGISLLLGGLKYGEQPFNTTGARSFLSVLIPLATFSLILPRYTTSTADPSLSTGQQISFAVMISLLYAVFLATQSIRHKSFFIQPKPHSGVALSFLMAKDEVEDDKHAHDEDDHHHDLEIYSTGYHAIFLILTMLPIVLLSKKFAVLVDFGIASFHMPAAFGGVLVALLVLTPEGLGSFRAALANRLQRSVNICLGSALATIGLTVPAVLIAAGIFDIHIVLGVKDTDMILLLLTLILSMITFTGTRTNALQGAVHLVLFVFYFILIFQP is encoded by the coding sequence ATGTCAGGGTTTTGGAGTACACTTAAACGAGAAGCCTGTTTTCTGGCAGGAGCTGCAACCACAGCCTTTTTCTTTCTGGCTGGGGCGGACCTATTGCAGCCATCTGCTGGTTTAATCGTGCAGATGTTCTGCTTTGTATGGCTCTTTGGGGTCATGCTGTGGTGTGCCTTTGGCGTGGTACGCCATGCAGACTGTCTGGCTGTTATTCTGGGGGAACCCTACGGGACACTTATCCTGACCCTTTCGGTGATCGGCATTGAGGTCTCACTTATTGTCTCCATCATGCTGACAGGTGGCACCAATGAGCCTCTGGCACGCGATACGATGCTCGCGGTGCTCAACATTGTGCTGAATGGCATGGTGGGCATCAGTCTACTTCTGGGCGGCCTCAAATACGGAGAACAGCCCTTCAACACCACGGGTGCCCGCTCCTTCCTTTCAGTTCTCATTCCGCTTGCAACGTTTTCTCTGATCCTTCCCCGTTACACCACTTCCACCGCAGATCCATCCCTATCTACCGGACAACAGATTTCCTTCGCGGTGATGATCAGCTTGCTTTACGCCGTGTTCCTGGCAACACAGAGTATCCGGCATAAGTCCTTCTTCATTCAGCCTAAGCCGCATTCTGGTGTGGCTCTGTCATTTCTGATGGCAAAGGATGAGGTTGAGGATGACAAGCACGCTCATGATGAGGATGACCATCATCATGACCTGGAGATTTACTCCACCGGCTATCATGCGATCTTCCTGATCCTGACTATGTTGCCGATCGTGCTGCTTTCGAAGAAGTTCGCGGTTCTGGTGGACTTTGGCATCGCCAGCTTCCACATGCCTGCGGCCTTTGGCGGTGTTCTTGTGGCGCTTCTGGTTCTGACGCCAGAAGGGCTTGGCAGCTTCCGTGCTGCGTTGGCCAACAGACTTCAGCGCTCCGTCAACATCTGTCTTGGCTCGGCGCTGGCAACCATCGGGTTGACTGTCCCGGCGGTTTTGATTGCAGCCGGGATCTTTGACATTCACATTGTGCTGGGTGTGAAGGATACAGATATGATCCTGTTGCTCCTGACACTGATCTTGAGCATGATCACGTTCACAGGCACCCGAACAAACGCCCTACAGGGCGCTGTCCATCTGGTTTTGTTTGTCTTCTACTTCATCCTTATCTTCCAACCCTAG
- a CDS encoding histone deacetylase family protein, translating to MRKYAEVARWLKETDPQGALYDFHEPDPISRDDLLRVHAREYVDQVLSCTVPHTIAREIGFPMTESVSFRAQCATGGSLLTAMLALEHGVACNTAGGSHHARIAQGAGFCVFNDVAVAVRAVQAMRMVRRVLIIDLDVHQGDGTADIFAHDTSVFTLSLHSEKNYPVRKKASTLDVPLEDGMEDDEYLSILEDTLKRVLTTFKADLVFFNAGVDPHHDDRLGRLALSDQGLRKREELVFKLVRNEGLPLAGVLGGGYSYNLRLLVNRHSNLYRVAAKYL from the coding sequence ATGAGAAAGTATGCCGAGGTCGCACGGTGGCTGAAAGAGACAGACCCGCAGGGCGCTCTCTATGACTTCCATGAGCCAGACCCAATCTCACGCGATGATCTGCTGCGCGTTCATGCAAGGGAGTATGTGGATCAGGTGCTGAGCTGCACAGTACCGCACACCATTGCCCGTGAAATCGGCTTTCCCATGACTGAGAGCGTCTCCTTCCGTGCCCAGTGCGCAACAGGTGGGTCCTTGCTGACGGCCATGCTGGCGCTGGAACATGGCGTGGCTTGCAACACCGCGGGAGGCTCACACCACGCCCGTATTGCGCAGGGGGCTGGCTTTTGTGTCTTCAATGATGTTGCTGTTGCGGTGAGGGCAGTGCAGGCCATGCGTATGGTCCGCCGTGTGCTGATCATTGATCTGGATGTGCATCAGGGGGATGGTACAGCCGATATCTTCGCTCACGACACTAGCGTTTTCACCCTCTCACTCCATTCAGAGAAGAACTACCCCGTCCGCAAGAAGGCCTCCACGCTGGATGTGCCGCTGGAAGACGGCATGGAGGACGACGAGTACTTGTCAATTCTGGAAGACACTCTCAAACGCGTCCTGACCACGTTCAAAGCAGATCTGGTGTTCTTCAATGCCGGTGTTGACCCCCACCACGACGACCGTTTGGGCCGCCTTGCCCTGTCAGATCAAGGGCTGCGAAAACGGGAGGAACTGGTCTTTAAACTGGTAAGGAATGAAGGTCTTCCACTTGCAGGTGTGCTGGGAGGTGGTTATTCGTATAATCTTAGACTATTGGTTAACCGGCACTCAAACCTGTACCGCGTGGCAGCGAAGTACTTATAA
- a CDS encoding lysine--tRNA ligase translates to MSTNSLPQLDLSPELIEAAQVSKAWPFEEARKLVKRLEKKPKTGPVLFETGYGPSGLPHMGTFGEVARTTMVRTAFRLLTQDKIPTKLICFSDDMDGFRKVPTNVPNQEMLAEYLGKPLTRVPDPFGEFDGFAQSNNAKLMAFLDKFGFEYEFASSTEYYTSGVFDKALLRMLEVYDKIMAIILPTLGEERQATYSPFLPVCPRTGVVLQVPMVDRNVEKGTVTYIDPETEDRVEVPVTGGAVKCQWKADWALRWYALGIDYEMAGKDLIDSVNLSGKICKALGAPAPEGFNYELFLDDKGQKISKSKGNGLTMEEWLTYASQESLSLFNFQKPKTAKKLYFDVIPKAVDEYCTFLSKFEGMEAAQKLMNPVWHIHYGNPPKEEMPISFAMLLNLVSASNAENKDVLWAFISRYAPGSSAQTHKMLDELVGYAIRYYDDFVKPTKKFKPADEVEIEMLTKLDEVLAGLPADTDGGDIQNAIYDIGRNIERYQNTAKPGPDGRPGVAQTFFSAIYQVLLGQEKGPRFGSFIALYGIPETRSLIAKALAGELAA, encoded by the coding sequence ATGTCTACGAACAGTTTGCCTCAACTCGATCTCAGCCCAGAACTTATCGAGGCGGCACAGGTATCTAAAGCCTGGCCGTTTGAAGAAGCACGCAAACTGGTCAAACGGTTGGAGAAGAAACCCAAGACCGGGCCGGTCTTGTTCGAGACCGGCTATGGTCCATCTGGTCTGCCTCACATGGGCACCTTTGGCGAAGTTGCACGCACTACTATGGTGCGCACCGCCTTTCGTTTGCTCACGCAAGACAAGATCCCGACCAAGCTGATCTGCTTCTCCGATGATATGGACGGCTTCCGCAAGGTACCAACCAACGTGCCTAATCAGGAAATGTTGGCAGAGTATCTTGGTAAGCCGCTGACACGCGTGCCGGATCCATTCGGTGAGTTTGATGGGTTCGCTCAATCAAACAACGCGAAACTGATGGCGTTTCTGGACAAATTCGGCTTCGAATACGAATTCGCGTCTTCCACTGAATACTACACCTCTGGTGTATTCGATAAAGCACTCCTGCGCATGCTGGAAGTCTACGACAAGATCATGGCGATCATCCTCCCAACTCTGGGTGAAGAGCGTCAGGCGACGTATTCTCCGTTCCTGCCAGTCTGCCCGCGCACAGGCGTCGTGCTTCAGGTGCCAATGGTGGATCGCAATGTCGAAAAAGGCACTGTGACCTACATTGATCCGGAAACGGAAGACCGTGTGGAAGTGCCAGTAACCGGTGGCGCCGTGAAGTGTCAGTGGAAAGCCGACTGGGCGCTGCGTTGGTACGCGCTGGGCATCGATTATGAGATGGCTGGTAAGGACCTGATCGACAGTGTGAACCTGTCTGGCAAGATCTGTAAGGCTCTGGGCGCTCCAGCTCCAGAAGGCTTCAACTATGAGCTCTTCCTGGATGACAAAGGCCAGAAGATCTCCAAGTCCAAAGGCAACGGCCTGACCATGGAAGAGTGGCTGACCTACGCTTCTCAGGAAAGCCTGTCTCTGTTCAACTTCCAGAAGCCAAAGACTGCGAAGAAGCTGTACTTTGATGTGATCCCGAAAGCGGTCGACGAGTACTGCACCTTCCTGTCCAAGTTTGAGGGCATGGAAGCAGCGCAGAAGCTGATGAACCCAGTGTGGCACATCCACTATGGCAACCCACCGAAGGAAGAAATGCCAATCTCCTTCGCGATGCTGCTCAACCTCGTTTCTGCGTCCAACGCAGAAAACAAGGACGTGCTTTGGGCGTTCATCTCCCGCTATGCACCGGGCTCTTCTGCGCAGACGCATAAGATGCTGGACGAGCTGGTTGGCTACGCAATCCGCTACTACGACGACTTCGTAAAGCCTACGAAGAAGTTCAAGCCAGCGGATGAAGTTGAGATCGAAATGCTCACCAAGCTGGACGAAGTGTTGGCTGGTCTGCCTGCTGATACGGACGGTGGTGACATCCAGAACGCAATTTACGACATTGGTCGCAATATTGAGCGTTACCAGAACACAGCCAAGCCGGGCCCAGACGGTCGCCCGGGTGTCGCGCAGACCTTCTTCTCTGCGATTTATCAGGTACTTCTGGGGCAGGAGAAAGGTCCTCGTTTCGGATCCTTCATCGCTCTCTACGGTATTCCAGAAACCCGTAGTTTGATTGCAAAAGCACTTGCAGGAGAGCTTGCAGCGTGA
- a CDS encoding alcohol dehydrogenase catalytic domain-containing protein encodes MKAVTYHKETDEFVLADVEKPTPARGEVLIKVVATGLNPVDAKINKWCAAAHDMSDSWVPGLDVSGIIEQVGEGVTNWAVGDAVLYHGNMFRPHGGFAEYAVTDAEALVRHPDVDPIIAAATPCAGWTAWRALVNKLNIENRDTLLVMGGSGGVGGFAIQIAKHFGTKKILATCSERNLDYVHSLGATRAIDYGWEDVIGIAFEETGRQGVDVALDTVGGDNDITAASCLGFEGEMVELVSTVRPAAYNNAFLKALSFHQLSLGSCLRAGPKAKANLVKAGTAFSKLMETGEICVPKIRQISLEDVGPALKDMRNQRTVGKIVLKI; translated from the coding sequence ATGAAAGCTGTGACCTACCACAAAGAGACCGACGAGTTCGTGCTGGCTGACGTGGAAAAGCCCACTCCGGCACGAGGTGAAGTGCTGATAAAGGTGGTCGCCACCGGCCTCAATCCGGTCGACGCAAAGATCAACAAATGGTGTGCCGCTGCTCACGATATGAGCGACAGTTGGGTGCCCGGTCTGGACGTGTCCGGCATCATCGAACAGGTCGGTGAGGGTGTCACAAACTGGGCTGTGGGCGATGCAGTTCTGTATCACGGCAACATGTTCAGGCCCCACGGCGGATTTGCAGAATATGCTGTTACCGATGCTGAGGCACTCGTCAGGCACCCGGATGTGGACCCGATTATAGCCGCGGCAACCCCATGTGCAGGCTGGACTGCATGGCGTGCCCTCGTGAATAAACTCAACATCGAAAACCGCGATACCTTGCTGGTCATGGGCGGCTCAGGTGGTGTGGGAGGCTTCGCCATCCAGATCGCCAAACATTTTGGTACAAAGAAAATTCTGGCGACGTGTTCTGAGCGTAATCTCGATTACGTGCATTCTCTCGGTGCGACCCGCGCAATCGATTACGGTTGGGAAGATGTGATTGGCATCGCTTTTGAAGAAACCGGACGGCAAGGTGTAGACGTGGCGCTTGATACGGTTGGCGGCGACAACGACATTACCGCCGCAAGCTGTCTGGGCTTTGAAGGGGAGATGGTCGAACTCGTCAGCACCGTGCGTCCTGCAGCCTATAACAATGCGTTCCTGAAAGCACTCAGCTTCCACCAGCTCAGTCTGGGCTCATGTCTGCGCGCCGGTCCAAAGGCCAAAGCCAATCTGGTCAAAGCAGGCACGGCCTTTTCAAAGCTAATGGAAACAGGTGAGATCTGTGTACCAAAGATAAGACAGATCAGTCTTGAAGATGTAGGGCCAGCTCTGAAAGATATGAGAAACCAACGCACTGTTGGCAAGATTGTGTTGAAGATCTAG
- a CDS encoding S24 family peptidase produces the protein MLDHEHLWAALDKVAERHQLTPSGLARRAGLDPTSFNPSKRFAADGRPRWPSTESLAKVLEVTQMTFVDFAGLLQDNTEISGTHFRSFPAYLCTSDELREVDLENLSGFQLDKFCDSFIFPSSQSEKFFALEVSSNSFEPYYREGQILIVSPESSLRRNDHVLIATKTGDLHCGPLQRQTNERIEFRRHTSDDTSRVVQVVDLVWTARILWVSQ, from the coding sequence ATGTTAGATCACGAGCACCTTTGGGCAGCGCTTGATAAGGTGGCTGAGCGGCATCAACTAACACCCTCTGGCCTTGCACGCCGTGCGGGACTCGATCCGACCTCCTTCAATCCTTCCAAGCGCTTTGCCGCTGATGGTCGCCCACGCTGGCCGTCAACGGAGTCGCTCGCCAAGGTGCTGGAAGTCACTCAAATGACCTTCGTGGATTTTGCTGGACTGCTTCAAGACAATACAGAGATCTCCGGTACACATTTCCGGTCATTTCCCGCGTATTTATGCACGAGTGATGAGTTGCGAGAGGTGGATCTTGAGAATCTCTCGGGTTTTCAGCTAGATAAATTCTGCGATAGCTTCATTTTTCCCAGTTCTCAGAGTGAGAAATTCTTCGCACTGGAAGTTTCGAGTAATAGTTTTGAACCATACTACAGGGAAGGACAAATACTCATCGTCTCTCCCGAGAGCTCTTTGCGGCGAAATGATCATGTTTTGATAGCGACTAAAACCGGAGATTTACATTGCGGCCCGTTGCAACGGCAAACAAACGAGCGCATTGAATTTCGACGGCACACCTCGGATGACACATCAAGGGTTGTTCAAGTTGTGGATCTGGTCTGGACAGCAAGGATTTTGTGGGTGAGCCAATAA
- a CDS encoding thermonuclease family protein: MRITKTTCFLFGVALLGVGFYALIEYNAETALRGNARTLYRPSSFPVEHKPSAEEKQKELAALEAARLAAEAKIPKTPPKHPDGLRNVGGTRTPPPAVTATLQRVAHVKVPRKSKQPPPKELVLYRPVAVDGATLSDKKKRISLHHVQAVPLSTTCPSENGERWPCGIRARTALRAFIRQKRVTCSDMKPMQGDDYAATCNVGKHDLATWLIENGWAKAERDAPEALKDVAAKARRAEQGIWRSKLVQLSDDVSATLVNSWEELADDSTSETPLVMEGEPAIIWRPREDVTAETSATE, from the coding sequence ATGCGGATTACCAAGACTACGTGTTTTCTTTTTGGAGTGGCGCTTCTTGGCGTCGGGTTTTATGCACTCATTGAGTACAATGCAGAAACCGCTTTGCGTGGAAACGCCCGCACCCTCTATCGCCCTTCCTCTTTCCCGGTTGAGCATAAGCCAAGCGCTGAAGAAAAGCAGAAAGAACTCGCTGCTCTGGAAGCTGCTCGCCTTGCTGCCGAGGCCAAGATCCCCAAAACACCTCCTAAACATCCTGATGGACTGCGCAATGTGGGTGGTACGCGCACGCCTCCTCCTGCGGTGACAGCTACTCTACAACGTGTTGCTCATGTCAAAGTACCGCGCAAGTCCAAGCAGCCTCCTCCGAAAGAGCTGGTGCTCTATCGCCCTGTTGCGGTGGATGGGGCAACATTGAGCGATAAAAAGAAACGGATTTCGCTTCATCACGTCCAAGCTGTTCCTCTCAGCACAACATGCCCCAGTGAAAATGGTGAAAGATGGCCTTGCGGGATCAGAGCACGGACGGCTTTGCGTGCTTTCATCCGCCAGAAGCGTGTCACCTGCTCTGATATGAAGCCCATGCAAGGGGATGATTATGCTGCAACCTGCAACGTGGGCAAACATGATCTTGCCACTTGGCTGATTGAGAATGGTTGGGCAAAGGCTGAGCGAGATGCCCCTGAGGCCCTGAAAGACGTTGCTGCGAAGGCGCGGCGGGCTGAACAGGGTATCTGGCGTTCCAAGCTGGTGCAGCTAAGTGATGATGTGTCAGCCACATTGGTGAACTCATGGGAGGAGCTTGCGGACGACAGCACCTCCGAGACACCACTGGTGATGGAGGGGGAACCTGCCATCATCTGGCGTCCACGCGAAGACGTTACTGCGGAGACCTCTGCAACAGAATAA